One stretch of Rosistilla oblonga DNA includes these proteins:
- a CDS encoding acetylxylan esterase: MRRFSALRSHAMLLAFALPIFLSTASLAAAEGYAVSVAADRDDAIYDSGEAAAFVISVTRGDQPVTDGKLTYVVDDFLRSGKSGGYPEGEASLDGKPVRVAVKSDKPNVLRCQVTYTPAEGKPIRRLAGLAFSPTEIEPSMPVPDDFDAFWADQKKQLAEVEITPTLTPVEQKNNKIACFDVQVPCLGGAPVSGYFAKPVGAEEKSLPAILWVHGAGVRSSSLYAATKGANAGMLSMDINAHGIPNGKPAEFYAQQSGGPLKNYRYAGRDSRDTIYFRGMFLRLVRAIDFLTMQPEWNGREVIVIGHSQGGGQALVAGGLDPRVTLIASGVPAICDHTGNVAGRVNGWPKLVPNGPDGKPEPAALEASRYVDSVNFASRCKADAIMSVGFVDVTCPPTSCYAAYNALLGEKTMISEPLMGHNAPKHIHKAFFDRVLQHVEQSQPAAAK; the protein is encoded by the coding sequence ATGCGTCGATTTTCTGCTCTCCGCAGCCATGCCATGCTGCTCGCGTTCGCTCTACCCATTTTTCTCTCCACCGCTTCGCTTGCTGCCGCCGAAGGTTACGCCGTAAGTGTCGCCGCCGATCGCGACGATGCGATCTACGATTCGGGAGAGGCCGCCGCGTTTGTGATCTCCGTGACACGCGGCGACCAGCCTGTCACCGACGGCAAGCTGACCTATGTGGTCGACGATTTTTTGCGGAGCGGCAAAAGCGGAGGTTATCCCGAAGGCGAGGCTTCGCTCGATGGAAAGCCAGTTCGCGTGGCGGTGAAGTCGGACAAACCGAATGTCTTGCGTTGCCAAGTCACCTACACGCCAGCCGAGGGCAAGCCGATTCGCAGGTTGGCGGGGCTCGCGTTTTCGCCGACTGAGATCGAGCCGAGCATGCCGGTCCCGGATGACTTCGACGCCTTTTGGGCCGACCAGAAAAAGCAGCTAGCCGAAGTTGAGATCACGCCGACGCTGACGCCAGTCGAACAGAAGAACAACAAAATCGCCTGCTTTGACGTTCAAGTTCCCTGCTTGGGCGGCGCTCCGGTCTCGGGGTATTTTGCCAAACCTGTAGGGGCGGAAGAGAAGAGTTTGCCTGCGATTCTGTGGGTTCATGGAGCGGGCGTGCGAAGTTCGTCGCTGTACGCCGCAACCAAAGGAGCCAACGCGGGGATGCTGTCGATGGACATCAACGCTCACGGAATTCCCAACGGCAAGCCCGCTGAATTCTACGCTCAACAGAGCGGCGGTCCGCTGAAGAACTATCGTTATGCCGGCCGCGACAGTCGCGACACCATCTATTTCCGCGGGATGTTCCTGCGACTGGTTCGCGCGATCGACTTTCTGACGATGCAACCGGAATGGAACGGCCGCGAAGTGATCGTGATCGGTCACAGCCAAGGGGGCGGGCAAGCGTTGGTCGCTGGCGGTTTGGATCCACGCGTGACCTTGATCGCGTCGGGCGTGCCGGCGATCTGCGATCACACCGGAAACGTCGCCGGCCGCGTCAACGGCTGGCCGAAACTGGTTCCCAACGGGCCCGATGGAAAACCTGAACCGGCGGCACTGGAAGCTTCACGATACGTCGACTCGGTCAACTTCGCCTCGCGCTGCAAAGCCGACGCGATCATGAGCGTCGGTTTTGTCGATGTCACCTGTCCGCCGACTAGCTGTTACGCGGCGTACAACGCCTTGTTAGGCGAGAAGACGATGATCAGTGAACCTTTGATGGGGCACAACGCTCCGAAACATATCCACAAAGCGTTCTTCGATCGCGTGCTCCAGCACGTCGAACAAAGCCAACCCGCAGCGGCTAAGTAG
- a CDS encoding sialidase family protein — protein sequence MRTVSLSVIPKHHLRIAIIIAICMGANLATLARADEPLIASISKQTLWENRDGKGATWFHPRVCMMPGPDGKPIALMTIQEIGGSDYFGPVCWSTSTDLGKTWSDPEPIPALGRDPIPGRSDDLKAAVCDVVPQYHPQSNSVLALGHVVFYKGKYFARKEQLSRYPVYATRAADGTWSQRKILEWEDPRNTSIYSNGCGQRVVLPNGDVQMSFTFGPGEKNRMVAGVHAAYDGDQLTMREIGPPLENRHGRGLLEPSVTEFDGKFWMTIRAEDDHGYVSSSEDGLNWSPKKAWAWEDGTPIGMSTTQQHWLTHSDGLFLVYTREDESNANVMRWRAPLWVAQVDVQRQCLIRETEQVALPLVGDGVNDPKKVALMGNFHVTHASPDESWITVGEWMPWNGYRGDVLLARIRWSRPNRLPLW from the coding sequence ATGCGTACCGTAAGTTTATCAGTGATCCCGAAGCACCACCTGCGGATCGCCATCATAATCGCAATTTGCATGGGAGCGAACTTGGCGACGCTTGCCCGTGCCGACGAACCGCTGATCGCTTCGATCTCCAAGCAAACCCTGTGGGAGAATCGCGATGGCAAGGGAGCGACTTGGTTTCATCCTCGAGTCTGCATGATGCCGGGCCCCGATGGCAAACCGATCGCGCTGATGACGATTCAAGAGATCGGCGGATCGGACTATTTCGGCCCTGTCTGTTGGTCGACGTCGACCGATCTTGGGAAGACGTGGAGCGATCCCGAGCCGATTCCGGCGTTGGGACGCGATCCAATCCCCGGCCGTAGCGACGACTTGAAAGCTGCGGTCTGCGACGTCGTTCCGCAATACCATCCGCAATCGAATTCGGTCCTCGCCCTTGGGCACGTCGTCTTTTACAAAGGCAAATATTTTGCTCGGAAGGAGCAGTTGTCGCGCTATCCCGTTTATGCCACCCGCGCCGCCGATGGCACTTGGTCGCAACGCAAGATTCTCGAATGGGAAGATCCACGCAACACCTCCATTTACTCCAATGGATGTGGTCAACGCGTCGTGTTGCCCAACGGCGACGTGCAGATGTCGTTCACCTTTGGGCCCGGAGAGAAGAACCGGATGGTCGCTGGTGTCCACGCGGCTTACGACGGCGACCAACTGACGATGCGTGAAATCGGCCCGCCGCTAGAGAATCGCCACGGCCGCGGACTGCTGGAACCAAGCGTGACCGAGTTTGACGGCAAGTTTTGGATGACGATCCGCGCCGAAGACGATCACGGATATGTCAGCAGCAGCGAGGACGGGCTGAACTGGTCGCCGAAAAAGGCGTGGGCATGGGAAGACGGCACGCCGATCGGAATGTCGACGACGCAACAACACTGGCTGACACACAGCGACGGGCTGTTTCTGGTCTACACCCGCGAGGACGAATCCAACGCAAACGTCATGCGTTGGCGTGCACCGCTGTGGGTCGCTCAGGTCGATGTGCAGCGACAATGTCTGATCCGAGAGACCGAACAGGTCGCGTTGCCGCTGGTCGGAGATGGAGTGAACGACCCCAAGAAAGTTGCCTTGATGGGCAACTTCCACGTCACCCACGCCAGCCCCGACGAATCGTGGATCACTGTCGGCGAATGGATGCCGTGGAACGGCTACCGCGGCGATGTGCTGCTGGCTCGCATCCGTTGGTCCCGGCCAAATCGTCTGCCGCTGTGGTAA
- a CDS encoding pectate lyase, producing the protein MVCALAAAIAIVAAPIPRGYGDEPPTREEAVQAMHRAVAFFRDQASAGGGYVFGLSEDLSLREGEGKVGHSTAWIEPPATPAVGLAYLNAYRLTNDPILLDAARKTATALINGQLVSGGWGEQIEFAPRDRARYAYRVDSMEVGKRRNTSTLDDNKTQSSLRFLMQLDSTLEFRDAKLHEAARFGLDRVLTAQYRNGAWPQRFDGPNDQAEVPVVKASFPEQSPKTFPKQKYDSFYTLNDNTHCDAIATMLEAWDTYQDPRYKEAAIRGGDFLLLAQLPQPQPGWAQQYDYQMHPVWARKFEPPSISGGESQGAMQMLLHLYRRTGDKRYLQAVRTALPYFNRSLREDGRLPRFLELQTNRPLYLTRDYAVTYNDNDLPTHYSFVVKARLDSIEKELNKLESLPPDQLWRPGKRKSPKMSDALSKAASQRIDSLDQRGAWVEKGKLKTHAQTPGGRIISSTTFIKNLDVLAEYVAAANR; encoded by the coding sequence ATGGTTTGTGCACTTGCGGCGGCAATCGCGATCGTTGCCGCGCCGATTCCTCGGGGCTACGGCGATGAACCGCCGACGCGCGAAGAGGCAGTGCAGGCGATGCATCGCGCCGTTGCCTTCTTTCGCGATCAAGCATCGGCAGGGGGCGGGTATGTGTTTGGTTTGAGCGAGGATCTTTCGCTGCGAGAAGGCGAAGGGAAGGTTGGCCATTCGACAGCCTGGATCGAACCGCCAGCAACGCCTGCGGTTGGGCTGGCCTATCTGAACGCGTACCGTTTGACCAACGATCCGATCCTGTTGGACGCGGCGCGGAAAACCGCAACGGCTTTGATCAACGGACAACTAGTTTCCGGCGGATGGGGCGAGCAGATCGAATTTGCACCGCGCGATCGGGCTCGGTACGCGTATCGCGTCGATTCGATGGAGGTTGGTAAACGCCGCAACACGAGCACGCTGGACGATAATAAAACGCAGTCGTCGTTGCGATTCTTGATGCAGTTGGACAGCACGTTGGAATTCCGCGATGCCAAGCTGCACGAAGCGGCTCGGTTCGGCTTGGACCGCGTTCTGACAGCTCAATACCGCAACGGAGCTTGGCCGCAGCGATTCGATGGACCAAACGATCAGGCCGAAGTTCCTGTCGTGAAGGCGAGCTTTCCAGAGCAGTCGCCGAAGACGTTTCCCAAACAGAAATACGATTCGTTCTATACGCTCAACGACAACACGCATTGCGACGCGATTGCCACGATGCTGGAGGCCTGGGACACCTACCAAGATCCTCGTTACAAAGAGGCAGCGATCCGCGGCGGCGACTTTTTGCTGTTGGCTCAACTGCCCCAACCTCAGCCCGGTTGGGCGCAACAGTACGACTACCAGATGCATCCAGTCTGGGCTCGGAAATTTGAACCGCCATCGATCTCCGGGGGCGAGTCGCAGGGAGCGATGCAAATGTTGTTGCACCTGTACCGTCGGACTGGCGACAAGCGTTATCTGCAAGCGGTGCGGACCGCCCTGCCCTACTTCAATCGCTCGCTGCGCGAAGACGGGCGGTTGCCGCGATTCCTGGAACTGCAAACCAATCGCCCGTTGTATCTGACCCGCGATTACGCGGTAACCTACAACGACAACGATCTGCCAACGCACTACAGTTTTGTTGTGAAGGCCAGGCTGGATTCGATCGAAAAGGAACTCAACAAGCTGGAATCGTTGCCGCCGGACCAGCTATGGCGCCCCGGCAAAAGGAAGTCGCCGAAGATGAGCGACGCCTTGTCGAAGGCGGCATCACAACGGATCGATTCGCTGGACCAACGTGGAGCCTGGGTGGAGAAGGGGAAGCTAAAGACGCACGCCCAGACGCCTGGGGGGCGGATTATTTCGAGCACAACATTTATCAAGAATCTCGATGTGTTGGCGGAATATGTCGCCGCGGCCAATCGCTAG
- a CDS encoding J domain-containing protein, with protein MKTMPDASEPIDPYHKWLGIPKPQQPPTHYRLLGIEPFENNPEVIDAAASRQVAYLHQLTSGPHRRLTQKLMNEIAQARRVLMDDASREKYDAQLRDRPAEKPASPKPENKIDFGTFPAIDFGEKKTRKPIDTDSFAVVTDQSSEEPAASIGDSGASRPRGGRAPKAWWQKNDWRIHLGISAISVAIFVVYLLFWGPGSNNRFVPEGNFEQPKIQNFDDQFID; from the coding sequence ATGAAAACAATGCCCGACGCTTCCGAACCGATCGATCCCTATCACAAGTGGTTGGGAATTCCCAAGCCGCAGCAGCCGCCGACGCATTACCGCTTGCTGGGGATCGAACCGTTTGAGAACAACCCCGAGGTGATCGACGCTGCCGCCAGTCGCCAGGTCGCGTATCTGCATCAACTGACCTCAGGACCGCACCGCCGATTGACTCAGAAGTTGATGAACGAGATCGCTCAGGCGCGTCGTGTGTTGATGGATGATGCATCGCGGGAGAAGTACGATGCGCAGCTGCGCGATCGCCCGGCGGAGAAGCCCGCCTCACCAAAGCCGGAAAACAAGATCGACTTTGGCACCTTCCCCGCAATCGACTTCGGCGAGAAGAAGACGCGAAAGCCTATCGATACGGATTCATTTGCGGTCGTCACCGACCAGTCGAGCGAAGAACCCGCGGCCAGCATTGGCGATTCGGGGGCGTCACGTCCACGTGGCGGAAGAGCCCCCAAAGCGTGGTGGCAGAAGAATGATTGGCGAATCCATCTAGGGATCTCCGCCATTTCCGTCGCGATCTTCGTCGTCTATCTGCTGTTCTGGGGCCCTGGATCGAACAACCGGTTTGTTCCCGAGGGAAACTTTGAACAACCCAAGATCCAAAACTTCGACGACCAATTTATCGATTAA
- a CDS encoding sulfatase, which produces MVRIQTSFALAIGTCLLSAAIAAGGDRPNVLLICVDDLKPTIGCFGDPVAVTPNIDALASRGVRFDAAYCNQAVCSPSRNSLMTGLRPQTIGVYDLGTHFRLAVPDAVTFSQYFKQHGYRAEGLGKIYHTGHGNVNDKASWSVPLWRPKAAQYVLPESLQNHRPDSKGRNRGPATEAADVSDETYADGKIAREAIARLTAASKRQDQPFFIAVGFLKPHLPFVAPQKYWDLYQPDALPMPEVVVPPTGAPSYAAVKGGELRSYSDMHDKKEIDPQTTRHLIHGYYAATSYADAQIGRVIDKAKQLGLLDNTIVVLWGDHGWHLGDHGMWCKHTNYEQAARIPLIVAAPKSQRDLVSNSLVETVDIYPTVAELAGLPQPKGLDGISFANLIEKPDAATRDHVTHVYPRGSRLGRAIRDSRYRLVQWKSPGGKDATAELELYDYQTDPLETKNVASENPEVVARMLDLLAQQPEAKRQWKAKGKSGSNSNGKGAKKTPGKPKPVSTDEKTGT; this is translated from the coding sequence ATGGTTCGCATTCAAACTTCATTCGCTTTGGCGATCGGAACCTGTTTGCTGTCGGCGGCGATCGCGGCCGGCGGTGACCGGCCCAACGTGTTGTTGATCTGTGTCGACGATCTGAAGCCGACGATTGGATGTTTTGGCGATCCCGTCGCAGTCACTCCCAACATCGACGCCTTGGCATCGCGAGGCGTTCGCTTTGACGCGGCCTACTGCAACCAAGCTGTCTGTTCGCCCAGCCGCAATTCGTTGATGACGGGACTGCGACCGCAGACGATCGGCGTCTACGATTTGGGAACCCACTTCCGGCTCGCAGTTCCCGATGCCGTCACGTTCAGCCAGTACTTCAAACAGCATGGCTATCGGGCGGAGGGACTTGGCAAGATCTACCACACCGGCCATGGCAATGTCAACGACAAGGCATCCTGGAGCGTGCCGTTGTGGCGTCCAAAGGCGGCTCAATATGTCCTGCCCGAGAGCTTGCAAAACCACCGCCCCGATTCGAAGGGCAGAAATCGCGGACCGGCGACCGAAGCGGCCGATGTTTCCGATGAGACCTATGCCGATGGCAAGATCGCCCGCGAAGCGATCGCTCGTTTAACAGCGGCCAGCAAGCGGCAAGACCAACCGTTTTTTATCGCGGTCGGTTTTCTGAAGCCCCACCTACCCTTCGTCGCTCCACAGAAATACTGGGACCTCTACCAACCCGATGCGTTACCGATGCCCGAGGTGGTCGTGCCGCCGACAGGTGCGCCAAGTTACGCTGCAGTCAAAGGTGGCGAACTGCGAAGCTACAGCGACATGCACGACAAAAAGGAGATCGATCCACAGACGACGCGGCATCTGATCCACGGCTACTACGCCGCCACCAGTTATGCCGACGCGCAGATCGGTCGCGTGATCGATAAAGCCAAACAACTCGGGCTGCTCGACAACACGATCGTCGTGCTGTGGGGCGACCACGGTTGGCATCTGGGCGATCACGGGATGTGGTGCAAACACACAAACTACGAACAGGCGGCGCGGATCCCCTTGATCGTTGCCGCACCGAAATCGCAACGGGACCTCGTCAGCAACTCGCTCGTTGAAACTGTCGACATCTATCCCACGGTCGCTGAACTGGCTGGGCTGCCTCAACCGAAAGGCCTCGATGGAATCAGCTTTGCAAATCTGATCGAGAAGCCCGATGCAGCGACTCGCGATCACGTAACCCATGTCTATCCCCGCGGCAGCCGCTTGGGGCGGGCGATCCGCGATTCACGCTATCGGTTGGTCCAGTGGAAGTCGCCCGGCGGAAAAGATGCGACGGCGGAGCTGGAGCTGTACGACTACCAGACCGATCCACTGGAAACAAAAAACGTGGCGTCGGAAAATCCCGAGGTCGTCGCTCGGATGTTGGATCTGTTGGCGCAACAACCCGAAGCGAAACGTCAATGGAAAGCGAAGGGGAAGTCGGGATCGAATTCAAACGGAAAAGGGGCTAAGAAAACGCCGGGCAAACCTAAACCAGTCAGTACAGATGAAAAAACGGGAACTTAG